ACAACAATTTTGCTATCAATCGTTTTAACCGAAAGCTATGTATATGCCAAACACGTATCTCTGCGCAtacattattcaaaatattgtatatttccTTTAACGCGTACGTGCAAGGAATCAGTTGTGATACTGTTAAAAAATTGCTTATGCGATAACAGCAGAGTGCCGTTGTTTACGTTTTTGTCACAGTTATTTATTTGATAACGACAAATTACCGATACCTTTCTATTTCCCTACTTTTCTTCCTCTTATCTTATTTGGCTATTCATTTATCTTTAGTATTTCAATAattgtttcaaataaaaagttTCTAGCCATATCGTAAGTCGTCAGTTGCTTTCCAAACAAACGTTACTTTGTCAAATCGCGAGagctgtattttatttttctttaaatcctATTTATCTCTAAAACTGTGATCTATTCGATAAGCATGTCTCATCGTGGTTTCTTCGAAGAATTGCACGGGATTCAAAAGGTAATTTTCTTGCGAAATGTACACTACAGCAATTATACCGTTCATCAAGTAACAATTTACTCGTGCTCAAACTATTCCACTGGAGCAACTTGACGAGTAGAATCATCTCGATTTTCGAAGGATCATAGTGGTCGTAGTCAGCTGGTCGAGGGGTTGTTGCGCACTGCAGCAGCTCGAGTCGCGTTGCGGTTTCGGGGGTGCGCAGCCGAGGGTGGGAGTGTCGGTCGTGCAACCCGTCGTTCTCGCACACCTTTCTTTCAGTGAGTTTCTCGTTATTCCATCGGTTCGAACTTCCAGATCTTCTCCGTCCAATCAAGCGATCGACCCTCTTTCAAACACGACGGCACTTCTCCTCTACGGTACTTTATTCTTAGATTTGCGCCAACATCTTTTGCAGCTGCTGTTACGTAGCGATTCGCACGATCGCTGTCACACGTGTACAAGCTTTCCGCAGGGTAATTGATCGATTTAGCGACGCGTGCAACCGCTTACTATCGCAACGAGCGACGATTCTTACGGAATTGTTCTTTTGACGTCAGAACGCGTAAATTGCCGATTTTCTAACCATCGCGATACGTAAGACGATAGCTCGTGCTCTTGCGGTTTCATCTTTCTACTTGTGAATGGACCGTGATCGTTGTTGCGTGTGTGGGTACGTAGATTTCCGAACAGCTGTTCACTGTTCAATGTCTGAGGATTTATTTTCTGAAATCAGTAAGTCATGCCGCTATTTATTCGATCGAATGTTTCATTAATTCGAATTGAACACCTGCTGtttaaagttacaattttttaacaccTAATTATTACGTCGAATGTGAAGTATAGGTCACACGTGACCACGGCACTCGAACattctattaatatttcatttctcAACAATTGTAAAGTAAATGAAACTCTTGTGCAAGCGCGATTACGGAACAGAAAATATGAGATCGTTAAAAGCTAATTTGTCGATGACTAGCATACTCGCACACTACTTAGTCAATTGTTAATCGGCGCTTGAACGCCAagagaaattgcaaaatcgtCACGCAAAGTATTTTTCACGTTCGAGAAGGGGTTGATTAAACGCGGGAAGGCGCGGTGCGTTGGATTGACCCTCACGAAGGTGGGTCAAAGTTGTTGATCCGCCACGGTTATAGGGAGCATACAGGTTCAAGTGACAAGTTCGTCAACGAGGCCTGCTGACCCAGATTCGCGGTATCTGGCTCAATTTTATCGAGTATGGGGTGATTCGTGTGACGTTCGAAGGATCAGTCGCGTCCCCAAACTGGGACGATCTAATCGGGCTAATTGAATTAAATCTCTATCGATCGGACGAGTTGTGCTCCTTTACCGATTTCGTTTATCGATTCAAAAAACCTATCGACTGATTCTCGTTCATTTAAGCcaattattttctaattactTTTCGTCGCGAATGCAAATTAGAAGAGACTACATTCTTGATCAGAATATTCGATAATTTGTAAAGTTTTTCGTATTCTACGATTCGCACGAAGCAGTTGTCCAAGAAGGTCCTCCGTCGAATTCATAATTAACTCGCGTTACGCTGAAATTCGTTTAAAATCGTTTAGTATCGAGAGTCGCAAGGTCGTTCAACGCCCTCGTTGCGTCTGGTCGGTTCAGAGATGATGCTGTACGATCTCTTTCGCGATTCGGATGCGTCAACGGGAAGGACGACCGGTAAAAAGCCTTCGACGTTTTAGTCTTTGTTCCTTATCTTCTTTGCGACCTTACGGTAATACCGTCCTTGAAGGAATCTTTGGTAACGATGGCTGAGAAAGGTGAAGCACCATCAGTCGTGGAACGCTCCTCGAAGTCACAGCTTCGAATCTCGTTGCTCCTTTGCTCGGTCGATTATCGATGTTTCGATCGATGATCCTTCGGCCTTTCGCGCTGTGAAGTTCCAGGGGCTGAAACGACGTTCGCGTATTCGTCGATCGACTTTcacaattttcttttgtttttccgGTGTGTACGTCGGTGCGAAGATACGTGTAGATAGGTGAAATGCTAATTTACCTTCTGTTATCTGTGCCACCACGAAAAGTCCTTGCAACGTGCTAATTTCAGCGAAACAACAGTAAGTGCTTTTGCAATTTCCCGCTCGATCAATATTGGATCCTGCTGTttgcataaaaaatattgttcgaAAGCAAACTCACTTCAACTTAATCGCGATGACAtttgaattacaaaattgcacaAGGCCGTGTGCAAGCCTTGATTTTTGCTTTGATCTATTAGAAAAACTTTCAATGATCTTTTTTTGATCAACGATCAATTCCGATGCaaaatacactgctcaaaagaaatatggcatagaaaaaatttaggcaaaaattggccaaatttgactgatgataactccgtgaaaaatcatcgcaaagttatgctcttttttttaaattaaagcttgagatctctactttaagaccctgtaggtcgattttagatttgatgcatctctACGACAATAACACTGTAAATGGGAGGTCAtgtttgatatattgataattacaaagtttgacgaaatgcatggacttgccacatttttttttggcgatactgtttacagaagcataaagtacaaacctttatctttaatttccaatatgtgaaaaaccgctaccatttttttctgcaaagatacagaactttaaagaaacccttgcatttatagcatataccgccggcattagcattactcgatatgcacctcggagaggttgctggacagattttgcacatcatatggctctgacaagagcctttttttgtgtgtatttgtgtgtgagtatctgtgtgtctgtatgtttgaattctaataacgtgCGTTTCcgccgcgttgttgaattatcccttgcagtcgattactcatgttaatgcaagccctaatttcttcctgtggaatgtcattccaaatttcagttaagacttgcgataggtcttacagattggtaggttgtcttgttaaatttctatagggttcaaatttggacttactgcagaatatggaagcaatcaaattgaattgggactgcaaaattcgaaaatgattctcaacgaggcttctcgacgataattcatacacacacacagatactcacacacaaatacacacagaaaaggctcctgtcagagccatataatgtgcaaaatctgtccagcaacctctccgacctgcacatcgggtaatgctaatggcggcggtatataccataaatgcaagggtttctttaaagttctgtatctttgcagaaaaaaatggtagcggtttttcacatactggaaattaaagataaaggtttgtactttatgctgctgtaaacagtatcgccccaaaaaaatgtggcaagtccatgcatttcgtcaaactttgtaattttcaatattgcaaacatgacctcacatttacggtgttattgtggtagggatgcatcaaatctaaaatcaaactacagggtcttaaagtagagatctcaagctttaatttaaaagaaaagagcataactttgcgatgatttttcacggagttatcatcagtcgaatttggccaatttttgcctaaaatttttctatgccatatttcttttgagcagtgtagctttcgattaaaaaatttctacgcACGAGCGTCGATTCAAAATTTCGCTAAAAGTTGATGTAATTTGAATATAGAAGTTTAAGAACAATTTGAGTTCCGAGAAGTTTAAGAAATCGGGCTACATCTCAGATCATTGGAACCACGGTGTTAATTATGTCAAGGATATCGAAAAAAGAGGCTGTTGATCGTGAACGTCTGGCGAAGAAAGAGCCAAGGTAAAATCCCGGTCACTGTGGCGAGATCTGTCCAGGAACCTGCCGACGTTTAATCGATCTAACCCCCCGACCTGCTCGTTAAACTGACCGGAATTCCTGTCAGCCAATCTGTTTGACCGTACAACGAGCAACGATTAATGCTCGATTAAGAAAGAAAACGTCATGTAACGCAATCGCTTTTCATTACATTCGTGTCGTTATAATGGAGTTTTACAATGACCCTGGTACGAGAGGACAAGTTGTCTGAAGTGTTTACGAGCCTTTTAAGATTCCGAATAACGAGATTCCCCGACAagacaaaaagaaataaatgcaAATGGAAATGTTTCCTCGCGAAATAATTAGACATCGAAGAAGTATCGAGACGTCAGCTCTGAGTGAATGATGATCTCGACGACCTTCGTGGCAATGAacgtattttaatattgtcaccTTATTGTAGCTTGTCTGACCCATTGAAcgtgtttttataaaatatttcaaggtctCGAGAATAAAACTTGTAAGATCTTAGCGGCAATTAATCACGAGCCTCAAGGCAAAAGATaaataagtaattaaaaaaataatttacacaaAGCTTGCGTTGTTTTGTAGATGTTTGCCGTCTTCCTGTTATTAATACCACTCTTCTGCGGAGATGCAAGTGAGGCCAGCGTGCTCGTGGCGGACAACACCATGTCCAGAATGGTGGAATTGAATGCAGATGCGCCATTTTGTGCCTTATATACGGATCGTGGTGTCATACAGAAGATGGTTCTAGGCGCTGATTCGAAGAAAGTTCTGCAAGTGTCCAGCAAACTCGTCAACGACCTCGAGAGGACATGCAACGCGTCTCGTGACAAGGGAAAGGTACGAGTTTCGACATATTTTACGTGTCACCacgttccaaaataaaaaatataatattcccCGATCAGAATCAGCCACCGGGAGGCGGATTGATATATCCAGGAACGAAATGGTGTGGACCGGGTACTTTAGCCAAATCCTACGACGAGCTGGGCCAGCACGCAGCGGAGGATGCTTGCTGCAGAGAACACGACCATTGCCCCATCACGATATCGCCTCAGGAATGCATCCACGCTTTATGCAACAATTCGCCGTTCACGCGATCTCATTGTGACTGCGACGCCAAGTTTCGGCGATGTCTGCAAAATCTGAATACCGAAGTCGCGAACACCCTGGGTGCCCTGTTCTTCAATGTGATACAAGTGACTTGCTTCGAAGAGAGACGCCCTTGTTCCGAATGGCAAAGGTAGCTTTTATGTTTCAAATAATTCTATGcagaaattatttcaaactaATTTATGTAAAAGGCCCAAAGTTTTCTAGCAACAGTGTCAAAAATGACATTGAACGTAAATCGATTACACCGACAATTTAGTACTTAAAGCTGAAAGGCTTTTAACGATTGCGTTATCGAATCTCTATAGCTGTCCCATGTACTGGGCTCATAGTCCTAAGTACGAGATGAACAACGCGCCTCGAGACTTCTACTCCCAGAAGATGCTTTTCTTCAAAATGTTTCTACATGCCATGCGTGACTTCATCGTGCAGAAAAAACAATTCCTTTTTGGCTACTCATGAGGGAAAACGCCATTTCAATGTAATTTTCTTATAAAGCAATATTCTTAAGGTGTTGGTGACGATGGTGGTGGTGCTTGGGGGATTCAGCTCGTTCTCGATGATTATTAACCTTGTTCATCGGATATCTCTATGGATAATCGTTTTGATTGCAGGTATGGCTACGAGGAATCCGTGTTGAACTGGCTGTGCTCCCAGTACAAATTCAGGCCCAGTGACAAATATGTTCCGTTAATGCCGTTGAATATTAACTAGCTACTGCGAAAACGCAAGAAGAGCGGACCAGATAGTTTATGAAACAGTTGCCAGTTAATAGAGTTCCAATGAGCTAGATAATTGCACGCGACTTTATCAACCGTCTTCCCTTTCGTCACTTGACAATTCATTCTTCCTACTCGCCCCATGAATTTCTTCCCTTTTCACGAATgtggacttgagaaattttttaattccagaATGTAAAGCTTGAGCGAAGGATACTCTGCACGTTCCACGTAACGTAAGGTTACAAGGAGCCTTGATCTCTTCCTTTTTAGTTAAATTTTGCAAGATGCAGTCGAGTTTGGttataaaattaactttttgaatttcttaaaCGTTAACTGTCATACAAAAAAGTAGTTTCTTATCCCTTATCTCGCGGGGTATCTTCCAAGTGAAAGCGAAGCTCGTTTCTCGAGAATTTTTAACCAAGCCGCGtgcaattaaatataataacgtTACCGTTGTTGCTCAATATTACTCTTTAACGCTTAGGCGATTTTAAAGTTTAGTGATGTAGGTGTGTAATCTTCTGATATTTTGTCGATCGCATTGATTTTGCTATAAGAAGCCGTATACAGGAAGGCAATCTTTTTCCCTTCGTTGAACAAAAATGAACCAAAGATTATGGCGGAAGACGATGCGAAAAGGTTGCAACTGTACGAATTGCGACGAAAGAAGGTTTTACTGATATTACTAAAACGAGGTTCGCGTTTCTTGCATATCATTGACACAGACATTCTAGCTATTTCGTTGTTGCAAAAGTAGCAGTGATCGAGCATTGAACGTTTCGCATatcgaatttaaatttataatgaaacgaTGCTATCGTTGCAACAAATTAATAGCTTGACAAGGTACCAACGAATTACAACAGGTTTACGACTTTCTATTTACTTTGATAGCCGAGATATTTAAATTACACTATCCGCATTTTAACGTCGTTCATAGGTTTTAAATTAGATTAGCTCACGAACGTTGTAGTTCTCTTTCGAACGCACTGCTCAAAGTATAATGCGAGACGTACGGTGTCTCGTGTACCAAGAATATTTCAAGTTCAACTTACATAAACATACAATGCAACGCTGAGTTCAAAAACCTATTATGCAAAATTATTCGAGTTCATCGTAAACGTGCGATGACGCAACACCTGACGCAGATCTAATCGAGACCGAGCTAAATTAATTCAACTTTCCAGCTCGTATTTCAAAATCGTTTCCACGTGTTTAGGTTGATGAACTTGTCCTGAAGTTGTCCTTGAAATAGTGGCGATTCAACGAGACACTATTGTTTAAGGTTAATATCGTAGTCCTTATTTTAATTCAAAGTCTATCGCCATTTATTTTGAGCATGAAAACTGTGAGAACGAATACAACGACTCTGCACAATATTTACCGTGATTGATATTACATATTCCGAAATAagcttaatacaattttatcgtAGTAATAGATATGTACATATGGCCCGTCCGTTGTTTCTGGTTTGCGAGTCAAAACGATGTGACCAGAAAAGAACCAAAAGTTGAGGGCGCAATTATCCACGATTTTAAACGCGAAGGTCAGCCGGGAAAGAGTGCAACgatattaaaaatacctcagtgaACATCTTCGATTTAACGATACaggaaaatcttgaaaatttttggCATATCAGAACAGCGCGTTAGTTCCAAAAACAGTTATATCTATAAGAACCTTCTTCCCATAGTCTTATGCACTATTATCTTTAGAAACATAGATCATACATTGTTTATGATATATATAAGTTTTGTTTTGGAACTAAGATTGTAAACATTAATTGCATatcgatacaaattttcaagattacaCTGTGTCTAGAAGTAtgaaacatatgtatatttatatgtacaatGTTCTTGTcattaagtatattataaacttctatatttttaatgctTGCATGAGATAATACCGCTTGTATATTTGAAATTCGCGTAGAATCTTAAAGACCGTGTTTATATTATGAAGTCACGATGTTCAATATcgaagaaattattaattttgcacaattttcaaaatatttatctgaAACAGCTTGTACTCTACAGTATATAGAAACTGTCAAAGAATTTACATTCttaaatataatagaaatactgtttaatattttataatcacaGATGGACCATGAAATGCTTAGACATCTAGCGGTAGTAAACTAAACTTTGCCTGAACTAAACTCTAAATAATTCTTTTACAATTTTCGAATGTTACGTTGCATTAGGGTTTGACAAAtgttttgtattaataatatgcATCAAATAAAGTTAATTAGTGCTgagaaaatcaatattaatgagGGGGTAAAAAAATCGaacatgtggcgccatctctccggcaaacagggtgaactacacactttgaAACTGCGCTTTAATTAGTTCTTATTTCCGACACCAGATGGCGCATTCGAAGGCGAcccgtggcgccatctctccggcgaacagggtgaactacacacttttgaaactgcacCTTAATTAGTTCCAATTTTCGCCACCAGATGGCGCAGCCGGAAGCGACATCTGGTGGCGAAAATTGGAACTATTCAAAgtgcagtttcaaaagtgtgtagttcaccctgttcgccggagagatggcgccactagtcgatttttttttttttatagtcAATTAACGTTAATTATTGGGTTAATTAACTTCAATATGCCTCCAATTATCAAAGATATCTCTGTATGGGACATTGGTACAATTTATTTTGGGAAAAGTCGATAAATAAGTATCTGTCGAGAAACTGGAAAGTCGTATTTTTTCGGTTCTCGTATTCGCCGCTAAATGGCGCGAGATCTCTTAAGCGCGCCATAGTATGAAATAAGAAATAACCACATTTTAATGCACCATTTCAGCTTAAAAATGTGTGACACAACTCGCAAATTGAAACACATAATTGAATATACGGTAAAGGTAATAAATCGGATGACACGAACGGTAAGAAAGTCAATCGAAAACACAACTGTACTCTTTGAAAAGCAATTCCATGACAGTGTTTTGTACGCTGCCgccttataatttaatattgcgTTATAATTGATATTTTCTTCATCATCTCGCCTAACGCGACGTCAGGCTCACTTCCTCGAACCAGGCAAGATTCTCGCGGAGGTATTAATGCTACGTTTGAGCATTACGTCACATCGCGAGACTTTCTACATCCTCTTCGCGAGTACTGTTATAAAAAATCTCCTCTCCCGACATTTAATCACGTGAAAGGAATGCTACGAGTCTAACCACGACCAAACCGATACTCTCGTGCCGTCTGTACTCTCTGTGCATCGCTGATGAACCAGAAAATAAACAACTCATTATCGCAAACTAGCACGTGTCACCTTTTCAAATTGCATCGGAGACCATTTTACTTTCTAGTCATCCACCTCCGTTTATCTAACAGTTGCATGTTCCTTCCTTTTCCGTCTTTTTTTCAGGAAGACCCTGAACGGAAAAAATTATGCAAGCTAGTTTTCATCGGTTTCAGAGTGTGTAATGGCGATAAAGCCGTTAGTTTGATGGGATTGAACTTCCTTCGACGAGGGAACCCTTCCCATTTTGTACGAGGAAGATGGTCGTAAAAGTGATGAGAACCGCAAGCAGATTACGGTGATAGAAACCGAACAGTGCTAGTTATAATTCTGTACTTAACGCGTTCGATCCCAGGGTAATCACGGATAACAGATCTGAGATCCCTCTAAATTGGGATTATAGCGCGAAGGGAGTTCAACCGGAGATGTACCATATGTAAATGAAGTATAAGTTTCcgataaaatattttgcaagcAATAAGTGAAATTCGAATATTCGATCGTAAACGTGGTATCCGCAGTGAAATGCTTGCGCCACGATAGTCAGGAACAATAGGGTAGAAGGATTTCTGATGCAACGAGTATAACAGTACAGTCTTCAATTTTGCGCGACTTAAGTGAATTGTCTCGTCGTTTCCACGTGGACGAGCAACTCTCGGAAACTGTTTTTTCAGTAGTTCGTTAGATCCTCCTTTCTTCCGCTATTCCTCCTGTTCGTCAGTCCCGTTTCCCTCGAGAAACACGTTTCTGTTCTAATCCTcgaaaattctacaaatttgaaatagagGAAAAAACTGGTCGTGTCATAACTAAACTGAAACACGAATCTCGCGTGTCTCCGCAAGATCGTCGATGATATTTAATGCATCTCTGGTTAGCATTCACGGAGGCGACTCGCCTCCGCGGATGGTCTCTTATATCGGGTGACCCGAATAAATAATACGAGCGGCGCGCCGTTTTAGCTCCAATTTCTTTTCCCCCGTTTTCATACTCGCGATCGGATACGCTCGATCGCGCCTGCAAACCGATACTCACCGATTGAGCAACGCGGCTGGCTAAAGGCCGCGACTCTAATTGACTTCGGATTTTGCAAGCGTGGGCGAGTCGATTTCGTTGCACATTTTCAATTGCTACGTTTATCCTTTGACATATTTCGTACCGACGCATGATTACTGTGTAGACCGCATATCGTCAACAAAGCGAATTTATACTATAACAGTGAAACGTATCGAGATATTTCTGAATCCTGAAATTTCTTAtgtttcaaatccctacatgttTATTCGCCACACGAAACTACGAACGTTCTCAAATAATTGACCGATTGACGAGGTAAATTCGATAAATAAATTGCTTCACCTAGACCGCGCGCAATCCGTCCTTGCGAATCGTCTCGCATATTAGCTGGCCTGAATAAATAATAGAGATAAATAGCGGGGCTCGGTTTTAGCGTCGCCTTTCATTTATATTCACTGATTGATTTTAATTCACGCGCAACAGATTAATGAGATCTACAAATTATGTTTCTTCATTTCGCAACTGCGAATGATCCGTAACATtggattattatttttaatcgagTTACGATTTATTATCCGGAtgacattttaaattttataaaattgaatagaaTGTCGAAGATTCCTTTGATGCTACataagaaataattttcaaagaagAAACAAGAATTATGATTATCCGCGAATCTCGAACGACCATGAACGAAATGACGCTGATGAATATGAATTCGTCCTTCGCTCCATAAGAAATTGTAAAAGTGTCGATTGAGCTTTCTACGACTACACATTTTTGTACCACGACCACATAACGTTTACGGCATTTTATGAATTATGTATGACGTTATGTTGCGCGATCGGCCGATTAAATTGTTTTGCGTTAGACAGATACGTACGACAACACACTGATTCATAGCTTCTTTTCCAGTTCCTCGTGCTTTCCTTGTTTCTACCGAAGAAAACCCCGTTAGAATTTCTCATACTATATTTATACTCCACTCATTTTTATCTTCTGCGTTTTAAAATAGTATCCATTGTTACAACAGCGTTAACAGGTTCAGCCGTCGAAGAGCATTACTCTGAGTAACGAGCctctttcccaaatttccaaatcttattCCGTCATGCGTAAGGCTTCAACGGATGCTGTAAATTGTCTCGGACTATTGCGACGCGTCCGACGATGCTGATAATGATGATATTATTCGAAGGCTAGGTGCATTTGCAATCTCGAGCGCATCCATCTCTGCAGAATCGCCTACCTCTTGTGGTCTCTCAATTAATAAGACCACACAAGTGGAGTCTTTCTTCGCGATGCTCGATTGCGCCATTAACGCACGAACTCGTCTTGATTTGCACGTTATCGTGTGCACGCAAACCCCTTCGGGGGTTCAAAACTGTACGGATAATCGCGCATAACCGCGAGCTTGTAATTTAATTTCCTTCCCTGGACGACGAGCAATTTCCTCGCGGAATC
Above is a genomic segment from Megachile rotundata isolate GNS110a chromosome 15, iyMegRotu1, whole genome shotgun sequence containing:
- the LOC100881538 gene encoding phospholipase A2 isoform X2, translating into MFAVFLLLIPLFCGDASEASVLVADNTMSRMVELNADAPFCALYTDRGVIQKMVLGADSKKVLQVSSKLVNDLERTCNASRDKGKNQPPGGGLIYPGTKWCGPGTLAKSYDELGQHAAEDACCREHDHCPITISPQECIHALCNNSPFTRSHCDCDAKFRRCLQNLNTEVANTLGALFFNVIQVTCFEERRPCSEWQSCPMYWAHSPKYEMNNAPRDFYSQKMLFFKMFLHAMRDFIVQKKQFLFGYS
- the LOC100881538 gene encoding phospholipase A2 isozymes PA3A/PA3B/PA5 isoform X3, whose product is MSHRGFFEELHGIQKMFAVFLLLIPLFCGDASEASVLVADNTMSRMVELNADAPFCALYTDRGVIQKMVLGADSKKVLQVSSKLVNDLERTCNASRDKGKNQPPGGGLIYPGTKWCGPGTLAKSYDELGQHAAEDACCREHDHCPITISPQECIHALCNNSPFTRSHCDCDAKFRRCLQNLNTEVANTLGALFFNVIQVTCFEERRPCSEWQRYGYEESVLNWLCSQYKFRPSDKYVPLMPLNIN
- the LOC100881538 gene encoding phospholipase A2 hemilipin isoform X1: MSHRGFFEELHGIQKMFAVFLLLIPLFCGDASEASVLVADNTMSRMVELNADAPFCALYTDRGVIQKMVLGADSKKVLQVSSKLVNDLERTCNASRDKGKNQPPGGGLIYPGTKWCGPGTLAKSYDELGQHAAEDACCREHDHCPITISPQECIHALCNNSPFTRSHCDCDAKFRRCLQNLNTEVANTLGALFFNVIQVTCFEERRPCSEWQSCPMYWAHSPKYEMNNAPRDFYSQKMLFFKMFLHAMRDFIVQKKQFLFGYS